In Candidatus Hydrogenedentota bacterium, the genomic window TATGGGGTGGATGAGTGACCCGTTTCAGTGCGCTTTCGCGCGTTGCGGGGGGGCCGGGCTGTTGCTTTTGAGTCGGTTCGGGTTGTCGCATTATGGGAATATTTGTTCAGGAATGACTAATAAATCGATATAATTCCATTTTTCGTCAATGATTTATGGGGCTGATTTCCAGTTTTTTTTAGTGTTGACATATCGGCTGAATTGTGCTTAATATACCCCTCGCCCCAAGTTTATTGAGGTGCTTGCTGCCCATCTGCGTCCCCAGGCATGTCAGTGACACATCCGTGGTGCTGACCGCCGAGCAGGAAGGAGTTTCATGCAAATCGTTCGTCGGCACTCCAGTGATCCGCCCCCCCGATCCCGTCGGGCGGGATTTACGCTCATTGAGCTCATTGTGTCGCTTTTCGTGATCAGTGTTGCGACCACCATTTTCATGCACCTCTACGCGACGAGCATGGACCTGGGTAAACTTTCCCGGAACCGGCAGATCGCCGTCTCCATCGCCGAAGAACAGCTCGGTTTGCTCATGCAGAACCCGGAACGTTTTGTCTGGGACAAGGACAACCCCGATGCGGCCGGACTCTTCCGTGTTCGCGCCAGCGCCGACGATCCCCGCGCCGGTGTGGAGGCGCAGTTGCCCTCCTCCACGCTCCCCGATGAAGGCGCCTACCAGCGCGAGACCACCGTGTTCGACCAGTTTCGCTGGAAAGCGGTCGGCAAGCTGGGCGCGCGCGGACTGTTCTAC contains:
- a CDS encoding prepilin-type N-terminal cleavage/methylation domain-containing protein, coding for MQIVRRHSSDPPPRSRRAGFTLIELIVSLFVISVATTIFMHLYATSMDLGKLSRNRQIAVSIAEEQLGLLMQNPERFVWDKDNPDAAGLFRVRASADDPRAGVEAQLPSSTLPDEGAYQRETTVFDQFRWKAVGKLGARGLFYEVTVDVSWVQSGKNESVTLTGAVPRGKVEPNWTEAPK